Within Spinacia oleracea cultivar Varoflay chromosome 4, BTI_SOV_V1, whole genome shotgun sequence, the genomic segment taagGTCTTAGGTCCTATAACTTAAAATCCTAtatgttcagataagttcagttattCAGATAGTTTCGGGTCctataagttgaagagaacacACACTAAGTGTATGAATGTAGAATAGTGTTGGGGTCGACCCGATCTTGTAAGTGAATGTTGACTATGTCCTGCACAGTAAGAGAGTTAACTATCCTCGTGGGTGATCCGTGAATTCCGCCatcgatgcttaagtcagtgaATGTTGATTGTTCTATAATAAATGCTAACTAGAATGATTGGCGGTGTTTATGTACCTTTGGCAATTAATGAgtgttcatatatatatatatagacggACGACCCGTACGGATGGTACGGATCTTGACCCGCCGGGTTAGGGCCTTTGTTATTCAGTTCTGATATGGCCCAATCTGCCAATATTTTGCCGACTAGATCATATTATCCCCCAAATGCCGATTGGGGCTTATCACCTTATACTGAGTGAAAGTAATACATTTGGTGGAGGGTGCTCTACCAGCATGCCGGTAGTGGATCATGTACAACTATCCCCTCATAGTGGTTGCAGTTGCTTTGACGGCTGCGATTGCTCTGAAGATCGAagacatcccgtacaactaGTTCCCTCATAACGATTATACCCCGAGTTGGGTGTTGGTGTTATGAATAGGCGGTTTGGTATGGTGCATGTGAGATAGGCCTGATGTAACGACTAGCCCCCATCGGGTCAATAGTGGCTGCGTGGGTTTCTGGGATGACTAGCCCCTTAATTTTATTTGGACGACTAACCCCTTGGCTTTTTTTGAACGACTAGCCTACTTGAGTTTCTTTGGATGACTAACCCCCTTGAGTTTCTCTAATAAATGCTAAGTACTATGGACGAACTACGAAGTatccaatatttatttatttatgtatgATCAAGAGATGGACATTCAAGCAATGCATGGTTCTCATTGGTGATTTTTTCAGGCATTTGGTTGGAAAGAAGGTTCTTGTGGTTACTAACACCACAATTGCATCTCTATATCTGGACAAAGTAATTGATGCATTAACAAGAGATAACCCAGAAATTTCAGTTGAAACTGTCATCTTGCCTGATGGGGAGAAGTACAAGAACATGGTTAGTTACTTTAATTTGTGTCTTAATACACGCGTGTGTTAACATATATGCTTTGCATTCAATTAGCCGCTATTAGCCATCCTCTCTTTTAAATTTTACGGAGTAATCATCTGCTTCGTTCCATATTAGTTGCAATATATAATACATAATCATTTAATTAAAAGTCTCTTTAAATCTCATAGTATTTATACATATATTGTTGCATGCTTATGGCATGATAGGAAACCCTAATGAAAGTCTTCCAACAAGCTATTGAGTCAAGGCTAGACAGAAGGTCCACTTTTCTTGCCCTTGGAGGTGGTGTGATAGGTGATATGTGTGGATTTGCAGCATCTACCTTCATGCGTGGAGCTAGTTTCATTCAAGTTCCAACAACTGTTATGGCCCAAGTAAGTTTACATAAGTCTAGTCTATCTAttactttatactaaaacagacaccaggaatgacacatgtcacttcctggtgcaaAATTTTTCCTCCAAAAAAAATTCCTAAAAATATCTTaactttatttatattttaattttaaattttcaataatttttattaactatttatgtataGAAAAGGGAATAAATGTTTATGGAATAATAGAtgtcacataaatatttgttatttttggcaacattttagtcaaattaatatgtcaataatggaaaatatatttacttaatatttttGTCTAATTAGCATATAAAATATGCAATATGTAATCGGACTGAATTTGCAAGATGGTTAAATGAATaatgttcaagatttattaattatgcggTAATTTATGGGAGAAAAATATTTCAGccaaatatattataaaaaaaatggctaaataattttagaaaatccgtgcgtgcacgggacctaatctagttaaAAATAAAGCGCATCCCCCTTCTAACATAAACAAGCTCCCATGCATGGATTGCATGCTTTGATGTTCATGTGCAGAACATGTAagcagaaaaaaaaattaggtacACCCGAATGCATAATAGACGCTTCGCCTAAGCTCAACCTATCAAAatcattttaaatttttttaacaggggaaaaacttatttttaaataaatccaCATGTACATACAGGTGGATTCTTCGGTGGGAGGAAAGACTGCTATAAATCATCCACTAGGAAAGAATCTTATTGGCAGTTTCTACCAACCCCAGTGTACACTAATAGATACTGACACGCTGACCACACTCTCTGATAGAGAATTGTCATCTGGGCTTGCTGAGGTTATAAAATGTGGGTTAATCATGGATGCAGATTTCTTTAAGTGGCAAGAGGAGAACATTAACGCGTTATTGGCCAAGTAAGTTTTTCATATAACTTGtcttaatactccgtattttaaaagTTGTTTTAAAAATCGTGAAAAGTCAAATAGATCAACCTTTAAAGGACGGAACGGATAAAGTACTTGTCCAACACTTCACTTAAAGCGTCATTattaggattttttggtatttactaccttaaaaatacactacTTTTATATTTACTACATTATgacaattttattttaaattactaccttaaagttccaactttttgtatttactacggagtaccattttacagttttctcattttaaaattgagatattttTTTCGTTTCTttatcattttaagtgattcaaaacttaTTTTTCTCATTCTTGTGTAAAGATTTCATAGGTATCTTGCttttaacattttgtaaaaggtaaaacggattaaatattatattaaaaatatttatgaattatcaaacaaattattttgaaatgtcgttctcaatgaaatctctatagaaaaaggaaaataatgaactctgaatcactttaaacgattaagaaaagaaaaaggtatCTTAATttcaaaatgagaaaactgtgaagtggtagtaaataataaaaatttggaactttaaggtagtaatttaaaataaaaatttcataaggtagtaaatacaaaagtggtgtatttttaaggtagtaaataccaaaatttcctcaTTATTATACTTCATCTgttccacaatagatgcatcgtttctcatttgcgcattattcatcaatcaactttgacaataattttttcactgttgtgtaagaaaaaacatagtcaattgagatcttgttaaattcgtattaatgCAAAGATTCCAAAAATCaaccttttataattttacttatacgcatttagagatattaatatTCAAAGAAGCGTGTTGGCATACGTGCGAATAGAAATGATGCATCCTttgcggaacggaggaagtattattctAACCTGAAACATCTATTGATCAAATTGGTTGGTAGGAATCCCCATGCAATTGCGTATGCTATAAAGCGCTCTTGTGAAATCAAAGCCCAACTGGTGTCCTTGGATGAGATGGAATGTGGAATCAGAGCCATATTGAACTTTGGTCACACGTTTGGGCATGTGAGTGTTTTCTTTAGTAAACAAATTACATTGATCGAAGTGAATTGAATTTTCAATTATCTCTACATCGTTATTGACATGTACTTGAGAAATACTCTAAAAAACAATCATGTACTCACTTAAAAATATTCTAAAAGACAACATGAACTTGGAATTCCTTTCGCAGGCAATAGAAAACGGAGTAGGCTATGGACAATGGCTACATGGAGAAGCAATTGCAGTTGGAATGGTACGTATTTCGTCATTTTTGTTCACATGTACGGAGTATGTGTGATTCTTAATGAGATGGAGTACGTATATCGGTATATAAACCCCTAGCTAATTTTATGAGAATACGGAGTATtatctttaattattttttttattttattttgataacAAGCTAGAATATTATCTTTACATAATTACACAAAATATATATTTAGAATATACGATAGTTCTTTCTAATTCGATATGCTACTTAAACATGCATTGTTATAACGGATGTAAAGAAAGAATAAATAACGTAATAAAGAACGCAGaaaatttaacgtggttcactaaaaatgtgttagctacgttcacaggcagaggggaggaaagttttattgatcttgaggattacagattacagaatacaactaagttatgacctagagagtttatatagtactctctagagAGAACCCTAGTCCAGATTAACAGATACCGTAAAGTTCCCGAATCCCCATCGGGGACCACGTTGCGTCCCCGAACCCCTAAACCAGGGGCGTCGCCCCTAGACCCCGACTTGGTCAGCGAGATCCCCGTGGtggggcgttgcagtaaggggcttgaacgattcaaggcattatctaACATGCATGTTTATATTCAGGTCATGGCAGCAGACTTATCACTCCGCCTGGGTTGGATAGATGAAACACTAGTGAAGCGCATTCATACAATCTTGGAACATGCTAGGCTTCCAACTTCACCTCCTCAATGCATGACTTTCGAAATGTTCAAGTCCATTATGTCGGTAAGCTAGCTTACAGAGAAAAAAATTGccaataattaaatattaattttgtataatttttacttagacacgatttgagatattaagagttaaagtaatggttagaggagtaaaagtcaaccatggtgcgatatttccgaaacggatgaagtatattGTTTATGCATCGTATCTAAGCCCAAACGTTGCATAGACTaacaatttttataattttttaaattaataattttccaTTTATGATATTAAATCGATCAACTTAAACTGCAGGTTGATAAAAAGGTAGCTGATGGTGTACTGCGGCTTGTTCTTCTTAAAGGTACTCTGGGAAATTGTACATTCACCTCGGATTATGACAAAGAGACATTAGATGAAACGTTGCGATCATTTTGCAAGTTTTAAGATCTGATTGCTAACTTAGTGAAAGGTTATTGGTTTCTAGAATTCTAGGTCATCATTTCTCAAGAACCAAACCGTGCATCCATAACGCAATTAATCTTCTATCCCTTTTTCTGTTGAGATTTGAATCGAATCACGTACGTAGCTCAAGGTGGTGTAGAGCTGAAGAGTTACCTTATTTCAATACTGATTAATAAGCACCTCGTCTACCCTTATTTCTCAACACAAAGAAGTGTGAACAAATTGTAATAATAAAAGGTACTCCGTAGTAGAGTTTTTTATAGAAGTTAAGCGTATTTGTTAAGCAGTTTTTGGAGAGAATTATCAGCTTGTATAAACCGAATCTCATAACAATAGAAAATGAGAGAGCAGAAGCTTAAATACTACAAACTTAGCCTAACAACTTGCTGACTAGGACTAACTAATTTGTAACaacttttgtaaaataaaaataaagtaaaaggAATAAATAATCAGctcctatattttttcttttctttttttaaatataTGGTTTCATTAGGAAGAATTGAAAGTTACacaatgttttttttaatagtaaaagtaattcattaataaaggtTATCCAATGTTTGGTTTGCTACCTTTTAGTGAAAGTTATGATTGAGATTAATGTAAAATTAATGTTAttatcttttaattttctcttttctCCCAAATTTCTATATACAActttgaaaggaaagaaaagtgacatttatttgttcttccaagaaaaaatttcttttatttttcgtAATCAAAAGCAACTTTCTTCttttaattactccctccgtttctttttgttttttacgttttcctttttgggtatttcaaaatgttctttacatttccttttatattatcacataaataacttagtattctatcaaaatttgtgtccaatcattattttaaccaatcaaattcattgggtcatttaatctctcacactttttcattgggacattaaatttttcccatttctcaatatcagaattttgataaaagtgaaaacattataaagaaacgtaatttatctcgtttaaataaaaatttgagggatttcaatgcaaattaattattcattaaaacgcgtgaaaaataccaaacgtaaaaaacaaaaagagacggagggagtactatatatCTACTTTTCTCCTCTACCTAACAAGAGCATTGGTAAAGATGATTTTATCTTGAGGTTGGTGATatatgtgttttatatagagtttttacccccgtcccttagtactttttgatctcaaatgagctcttcggagcgatttttagtactaatgtgctcattgtagtgtgtttgtagtttcaggttcatcattgtaggaattaacatatttttgtgcatttcctacttatttgaatcaatacaagagattatatactttcgagagcgcaaacattgagttggaataattttcatgcaaagcgaatagtgaaagaagtagaaaactgaatgtcgtccactcttttgatcataaatcgagttatacaactccaaatgcagcgattcaaattgggttggattctacaCTTCAAggtctttccaacgagtggtcactcgcctaattccgacttataacgaaggagatatggtatTTTTAAGATACGGGATCGTGCAGTTCTGGCGACGACAACCCCTGGGCGCGGATTTTTGCTTTGTTTCCGGTTTTTTTCTTCTACttttgggcaagactataaatatagcccttagaCATATTATTTGGGATCTTATTTTTCTAGGACCTTAGTTTATTGCTTAGTTTTTATTCTTTCTCTAAACTTTTGTTAATTACCTTTATTAttgctt encodes:
- the LOC110790981 gene encoding 3-dehydroquinate synthase, chloroplastic isoform X2; the encoded protein is MIMAFSSYNFNPFLSFSFSSTTTTTTLLPRLYSIKLKWKSRTSTPFGSKVVGSSIRSSPTQSIPVESPSPSGGSKTMTSNSSALTIVEVDLGNRSYPVYIGSGLLHHPHFLQKHLVGKKVLVVTNTTIASLYLDKVIDALTRDNPEISVETVILPDGEKYKNMETLMKVFQQAIESRLDRRSTFLALGGGVIGDMCGFAASTFMRGASFIQVPTTVMAQVDSSVGGKTAINHPLGKNLIGSFYQPQCTLIDTDTLTTLSDRELSSGLAEVIKCGLIMDADFFKWQEENINALLAKNPHAIAYAIKRSCEIKAQLVSLDEMECGIRAILNFGHTFGHAIENGVGYGQWLHGEAIAVGMVMAADLSLRLGWIDETLVKRIHTILEHARLPTSPPQCMTFEMFKSIMSVDKKVADGVLRLVLLKVSGSSL
- the LOC110790981 gene encoding 3-dehydroquinate synthase, chloroplastic isoform X3, producing MIMAFSSYNFNPFLSFSFSSTTTTTTLLPRLYSIKLKWKSRTSTPFGSKVVGSSIRSSPTQSIPVESPSPSGGSKTMTSNSSALTIVEVDLGNRSYPVYIGSGLLHHPHFLQKHLVGKKVLVVTNTTIASLYLDKVIDALTRDNPEISVETVILPDGEKYKNMETLMKVFQQAIESRLDRRSTFLALGGGVIGDMCGFAASTFMRGASFIQVPTTVMAQVDSSVGGKTAINHPLGKNLIGSFYQPQCTLIDTDTLTTLSDRELSSGLAEVIKCGLIMDADFFKWQEENINALLAKNPHAIAYAIKRSCEIKAQLVSLDEMECGIRAILNFGHTFGHAIENGVGYGQWLHGEAIAVGMVMAADLSLRLGWIDETLVKRIHTILEHARLPTSPPQCMTFEMFKSIMSVDKKVADGVLRLVLLKGSSL
- the LOC110790981 gene encoding 3-dehydroquinate synthase, chloroplastic isoform X1, yielding MIMAFSSYNFNPFLSFSFSSTTTTTTLLPRLYSIKLKWKSRTSTPFGSKVVGSSIRSSPTQSIPVESPSPSGGSKTMTSNSSALTIVEVDLGNRSYPVYIGSGLLHHPHFLQKHLVGKKVLVVTNTTIASLYLDKVIDALTRDNPEISVETVILPDGEKYKNMETLMKVFQQAIESRLDRRSTFLALGGGVIGDMCGFAASTFMRGASFIQVPTTVMAQVDSSVGGKTAINHPLGKNLIGSFYQPQCTLIDTDTLTTLSDRELSSGLAEVIKCGLIMDADFFKWQEENINALLAKNPHAIAYAIKRSCEIKAQLVSLDEMECGIRAILNFGHTFGHAIENGVGYGQWLHGEAIAVGMVMAADLSLRLGWIDETLVKRIHTILEHARLPTSPPQCMTFEMFKSIMSVDKKVADGVLRLVLLKGTLGNCTFTSDYDKETLDETLRSFCKF